In the Gammaproteobacteria bacterium genome, one interval contains:
- the htpG gene encoding molecular chaperone HtpG — protein MTATANTETRGFETEVNQLLDLMIHSLYSNKEIFLRELISNASDACDRLRFTAISDASLYEEDIELKIKISYDKDNRTITISDNGIGMTREEVIDHIGTIAKSGTRAFLDSITGDEKKDAKLIGQFGVGFYSSFIVAEEVTLRTRKAGDKSDQGVEWVSQGKGEYSIASIDKPGRGTEVTLKLRESEDEFLNDWKLRSIITAYSDHIDFPVVMDKTVEPEEDDGETVVEEEMVNQASALWTRPRSEIKDEEYKEFYKHVAHDFEDPIDWIHNRVEGTNEYTSLLYIPARAPFDLYDRESRSGIKLYVQRVFIMEDAEKLMPRYLRFVRGVIDSSNLPLNISREMLQGSKIIDSIRSGSVKKVLGMLEKMARNDPEKYQKFWKEFGKVIKEGPAEDFANRETIGKLLRFSTTHTGDEEQTVSLDDYIGRMQKDQDKIYYIAADSHAAASNSPHLEIFRKKGVEVLLLSDRVDEWLTSHLMEYGGKKLQSVAKGELDLGDDETSEQELEKKAKSAEKLLKRMKDALAEKAADVRVTNRLTDSPACIVLNEQDMAMHMQRILKEAGHDLPSSKPILEINTDHPIVKKLDAEKSKKKFADWSSILFDQALLAEGGQLDDPAGFVAKLNKMLVTIAR, from the coding sequence ATGACTGCAACCGCAAATACTGAAACCCGGGGCTTTGAAACCGAAGTTAACCAGCTGCTGGATCTGATGATTCATTCGCTGTACTCGAACAAGGAAATATTCCTGCGTGAACTAATATCGAATGCCTCTGATGCCTGCGATCGATTACGCTTCACCGCGATATCGGATGCCAGTCTTTACGAAGAAGACATCGAACTCAAGATCAAGATCAGTTACGACAAGGACAACCGTACGATAACGATTAGTGATAACGGTATCGGTATGACGCGCGAAGAAGTCATCGATCATATTGGTACTATCGCGAAATCCGGAACCCGCGCATTTCTCGATTCGATTACCGGCGATGAGAAAAAGGACGCCAAGCTTATCGGCCAGTTCGGCGTTGGATTTTACTCGTCTTTCATCGTCGCGGAAGAAGTCACCTTGCGCACCCGCAAAGCGGGTGACAAATCCGACCAGGGTGTCGAGTGGGTGTCGCAGGGGAAAGGTGAATATAGTATTGCTTCAATCGATAAACCGGGCCGCGGTACCGAAGTAACCCTCAAGCTGCGCGAAAGTGAAGACGAGTTTCTAAACGACTGGAAACTGCGTTCGATTATTACCGCCTACTCGGATCATATCGATTTCCCGGTGGTCATGGATAAAACGGTTGAGCCTGAAGAGGATGATGGCGAAACCGTGGTTGAAGAAGAGATGGTTAACCAGGCCTCGGCGCTGTGGACCCGCCCCAGGTCTGAAATCAAGGACGAGGAATACAAGGAGTTCTACAAGCACGTTGCACATGATTTTGAGGATCCGATTGACTGGATTCACAATCGTGTCGAAGGCACGAATGAGTACACCTCCTTACTCTATATTCCCGCGCGGGCGCCGTTTGACCTTTACGACCGCGAATCCCGCTCAGGTATCAAGCTTTACGTGCAGCGCGTGTTTATCATGGAAGATGCCGAAAAACTGATGCCCCGCTACCTGCGATTCGTTCGCGGTGTGATCGATTCCAGCAATTTGCCACTCAATATATCGCGCGAAATGCTGCAGGGTAGCAAGATTATCGACAGTATTCGCAGCGGCTCGGTCAAGAAAGTATTGGGCATGCTCGAAAAAATGGCCAGGAATGATCCCGAGAAATATCAGAAATTCTGGAAGGAATTTGGCAAGGTAATAAAGGAAGGCCCAGCCGAAGATTTCGCTAATCGAGAAACAATCGGTAAATTGCTGCGTTTTTCGACAACGCATACCGGTGATGAAGAGCAAACTGTTTCACTGGACGACTATATCGGGCGTATGCAGAAAGACCAGGACAAGATCTACTACATTGCAGCCGACTCCCACGCGGCCGCCAGCAACAGCCCGCACCTGGAAATCTTTCGCAAGAAGGGAGTCGAGGTATTACTGCTTTCGGATCGGGTCGATGAATGGTTGACTTCCCACCTGATGGAATACGGGGGCAAGAAATTGCAATCGGTCGCGAAAGGAGAACTCGACCTGGGTGACGATGAAACTTCGGAGCAAGAGCTCGAAAAGAAGGCAAAATCAGCTGAGAAACTGCTCAAACGAATGAAGGATGCGCTCGCTGAAAAAGCCGCTGATGTTCGCGTTACCAATCGCCTGACTGATTCACCGGCCTGCATCGTGCTCAATGAGCAGGACATGGCCATGCATATGCAGCGCATCCTCAAGGAAGCGGGGCATGATTTGCCGAGTTCCAAGCCGATTCTGGAGATCAATACGGATCACCCGATCGTTAAGAAGCTCGATGCCGAAAAATCTAAGAAGAAGTTCGCAGACTGGTCTAGTATCTTATTTGATCAGGCATTGCTGGCTGAGGGTGGCCAACTGGATGACCCCGCCGGTTTTGTCGCTAAGCTGAATAAGATGTTGGTAACCATTGCCAGATAA
- a CDS encoding PilZ domain-containing protein, which produces MPDNTTIRKFIRHPAGVPIEVSLDWAEDENDETVDQTITNVSLGGLAFVSHKPIELLERVRICIPVLNEENYLVGNVVWCEKAGSGYEIGIEFEKSRDAFRLRMIEQICHIEHYRKEIARLEGRELNPQEAAKEWITKYAGEFPAL; this is translated from the coding sequence TTGCCAGATAACACGACGATTCGAAAATTTATCCGTCACCCCGCAGGCGTACCGATAGAGGTTTCGCTGGACTGGGCGGAAGATGAAAACGACGAGACCGTAGACCAGACCATAACCAACGTCAGTCTTGGCGGTCTCGCGTTTGTTTCTCATAAACCGATCGAGTTGCTGGAGCGTGTCAGGATCTGCATCCCGGTACTAAACGAGGAAAATTACCTGGTCGGTAATGTTGTCTGGTGTGAAAAGGCGGGTAGTGGTTACGAAATTGGTATCGAGTTCGAAAAATCCAGGGATGCGTTTCGATTGCGAATGATTGAACAAATTTGCCACATCGAGCACTATCGCAAGGAAATCGCGAGACTGGAAGGGCGCGAGCTAAATCCCCAGGAAGCCGCCAAGGAGTGGATTACCAAGTACGCCGGCGAATTCCCGGCACTCTAA
- a CDS encoding NAD(P)-binding protein: MGKKPSVAIIGAGLAGLTCGTALKGLIEDVKIFEKNVIPGGRVGTFRAGHYEFNHGAQYFTVNNPLFWNIVSAWQTEGIVRPWDGWIVELQKGQVINSDMSTQRFVGVPRMQVIAEKLALNCDLVTSANISELERQAGGGWRLFNERGDYQGVHDIVIIATSAHQVASLCRAIATIARPAENVDMTACWSAMFAFEKTLNIPYDAAFVLDSPLSWISRYRINETGNDADCWVLQASPEWSQQYAASFRGRVMNALLDAFWEATDLGASQPVSSSVHCWKHALPINPISEDSLFDEPGAIGACGDWCTAPRIEGAVLSGFSMADRVMKYVNKNYD, encoded by the coding sequence ATGGGCAAAAAGCCATCAGTCGCCATTATTGGCGCCGGTCTGGCAGGACTTACCTGTGGCACAGCACTAAAGGGCCTGATCGAAGACGTCAAGATTTTCGAGAAGAACGTAATCCCCGGCGGTAGGGTAGGGACATTTCGGGCCGGGCATTACGAGTTTAACCACGGCGCACAATATTTCACGGTAAACAATCCACTGTTCTGGAATATAGTTTCAGCCTGGCAGACCGAGGGTATCGTGCGCCCCTGGGACGGCTGGATCGTCGAACTGCAGAAAGGGCAGGTTATTAACAGCGACATGTCGACGCAGCGGTTTGTCGGTGTGCCGCGGATGCAGGTTATCGCGGAGAAACTGGCGCTTAATTGCGATCTGGTGACTTCGGCCAATATATCCGAACTGGAGCGGCAGGCGGGCGGTGGCTGGCGGCTTTTCAACGAACGCGGCGATTATCAGGGTGTGCATGATATTGTCATTATCGCGACTTCGGCGCACCAGGTCGCCAGTTTGTGTCGAGCGATTGCAACAATTGCCAGGCCTGCTGAAAATGTCGATATGACCGCGTGCTGGAGTGCGATGTTCGCTTTCGAGAAAACGCTTAACATTCCCTACGATGCGGCATTCGTTCTTGATTCCCCACTTTCCTGGATTTCCCGTTACCGGATTAACGAAACTGGCAACGATGCCGATTGCTGGGTTTTACAGGCCTCCCCTGAATGGTCTCAGCAATATGCCGCCAGTTTTCGGGGTCGTGTTATGAATGCCCTGCTCGATGCTTTCTGGGAGGCAACTGATCTGGGAGCCAGTCAGCCGGTCTCGTCCTCGGTGCATTGCTGGAAGCACGCATTGCCCATCAATCCGATCAGTGAAGATTCGTTATTCGACGAACCGGGAGCGATCGGTGCCTGCGGTGACTGGTGCACAGCGCCGCGCATCGAGGGGGCCGTGTTAAGTGGTTTTTCGATGGCGGACAGGGTTATGAAATACGTAAATAAGAATTATGATTAA
- a CDS encoding S4 domain-containing protein: MSNNENTVRLDRWLWAARFFKTRALASEAVSGGKVHLAGNRIKPSRKVKLNDCYEIQRGYERYEVIVTDVSDRRGPASTAQNMYRETEGSIERRVDEAEKRRLAMMQRPRSSTRPDKKQRRKIRQFNEKL; the protein is encoded by the coding sequence ATGAGTAATAACGAAAATACCGTTCGTCTCGATAGATGGTTGTGGGCAGCGCGCTTTTTCAAAACCAGGGCACTCGCCAGCGAGGCAGTTTCCGGCGGCAAGGTCCACTTGGCAGGCAATCGAATAAAACCGTCGCGCAAGGTTAAATTAAATGATTGCTATGAAATTCAGCGCGGGTATGAGCGTTATGAAGTGATCGTGACCGATGTCTCGGACCGTCGTGGCCCGGCTTCCACTGCACAGAACATGTACCGAGAAACCGAGGGTAGTATCGAACGACGCGTTGACGAGGCGGAGAAACGCAGGTTGGCTATGATGCAGCGGCCCCGTTCGAGTACCCGTCCCGACAAGAAGCAGCGCCGGAAAATACGCCAGTTTAACGAAAAGTTATGA
- a CDS encoding gamma-glutamylcyclotransferase codes for MNRVFVYGTLKKGHRNSHFMHGAEFLGNFKTQKIYSMYEFDDYPAVCLHGRHAIEGEVYHVSNRQIRMLDDLEWYPHFYQRIEIPTSYGDAWMYIVKIEFCHGKKQIPGTWR; via the coding sequence ATGAATCGGGTGTTTGTCTATGGCACCTTGAAGAAAGGCCATCGCAATAGCCATTTCATGCATGGCGCCGAGTTCCTCGGTAACTTTAAAACTCAAAAAATTTACTCGATGTACGAGTTCGACGACTATCCCGCGGTGTGCCTGCACGGCCGTCATGCAATCGAGGGCGAGGTTTACCACGTCAGTAATCGCCAGATCAGGATGCTGGACGACCTCGAGTGGTACCCGCACTTCTACCAGCGCATTGAAATCCCGACGAGCTACGGTGATGCCTGGATGTACATCGTAAAAATCGAGTTCTGCCACGGCAAAAAGCAAATCCCCGGCACCTGGCGCTAA
- the plsB gene encoding glycerol-3-phosphate 1-O-acyltransferase PlsB has translation MKPQFNRILRRILFLWVKVDVFPAGNLASVLDPARPTLYVLADRGISDLLVLTQACHRYGLPEPQAHIPIDALSHLHSVYSIASRSPLTDWIKRRRKRSAKLTELMQAFADDKDLDLQVVPVSVFWGRSLSRHKNWLQVLFADTWALAGRTRKFFTILFHGRNTRLIFSQALDFRELIEQNGNDEQDLQESLVAMLRQQREATHGPQITSHKHLSAKVIEDQIVQSLVSEEADSTLQSYTRAHKYCREIFADCTQLTIEVMLRLLRAFWNRFYSGIEVYNVERIRQAALTHQLVYVPCHRSHVDYLLLSYVIYNENLALPYIAAGDNLNIPFIGRILRGGGAFFIRRSFKDNAVYNAVIRAYINQLVELGVPLEYFVEGGRSRTGRMLKPRFGMLGMTVDAYIKSQVRPLAFVPVYIGYEKLIEGKSYLGELYGGNKKRESTLGALTAIFRLKGHFGKVTTSFGEPIELNQILQQHCDDFSDRYEEVRQKPEWYLASLHHLAREIMYGINRACVINPVNSIATILLATPRQSIEIEELISQARLHHRLIRGAHCLASIHIEGKVNKKQIRRIADQKIIHIREHELGDIVYLKPKDSVLIGYYRNNSLHSLVIPALIACCFVNVRRVPRASVQRKIKLLYPFLKSELQLEWQDTGLEEIVDECISCLIDESLLEQVDKDLRRPRRSNHEFIQLTRLAHIVQPILERYYMTFIVLWQTSGDPLQEATLEHRCHLLAQKISMIYGFNSPDFFDRLLFRDFIETMLENEYLVKNNQQQLEFATEFDYVSLDVRNLLSTEVRSSILSLIKTAPQ, from the coding sequence TTGAAGCCACAGTTTAATCGAATTCTACGCAGGATTTTATTTCTCTGGGTAAAGGTCGATGTTTTCCCTGCAGGTAATCTGGCTTCGGTCCTGGATCCTGCGCGTCCTACACTCTATGTGCTTGCCGACCGTGGCATCAGTGATTTACTGGTATTAACCCAGGCCTGCCATCGCTACGGTCTTCCAGAGCCGCAGGCCCATATCCCGATCGATGCCTTAAGCCATTTGCACTCCGTTTACAGCATTGCTTCACGCAGCCCGCTGACCGACTGGATTAAACGCCGGCGCAAACGCTCGGCGAAGCTGACCGAATTAATGCAAGCCTTCGCAGACGACAAGGATCTGGATTTGCAGGTTGTGCCGGTTTCGGTTTTCTGGGGCCGCTCCCTGTCACGTCACAAAAACTGGCTGCAGGTCCTGTTCGCGGATACCTGGGCGCTTGCCGGGCGTACCCGCAAGTTCTTTACCATTTTATTTCACGGCCGTAACACGCGGCTTATTTTTTCGCAGGCGCTCGATTTTCGCGAGCTTATAGAACAAAACGGCAATGACGAACAGGATCTGCAGGAATCTCTGGTTGCCATGCTGCGTCAACAGCGTGAAGCCACCCATGGACCCCAGATTACCAGCCATAAGCACTTGTCCGCGAAAGTTATTGAAGATCAAATCGTTCAAAGCCTGGTCTCCGAAGAGGCCGATAGTACGCTGCAAAGCTATACAAGGGCACACAAGTATTGTCGCGAAATATTTGCCGACTGCACCCAGCTGACGATCGAAGTCATGCTGCGATTATTGCGTGCGTTCTGGAACCGATTCTATAGCGGAATCGAGGTATACAATGTCGAACGTATTCGCCAGGCTGCTCTGACTCATCAACTGGTGTACGTTCCCTGCCATCGGAGCCATGTCGATTACCTGCTACTTTCTTATGTAATATACAACGAGAACCTGGCACTACCGTATATCGCTGCAGGAGACAATCTCAATATTCCCTTTATCGGCCGGATACTGCGCGGCGGTGGGGCGTTTTTTATCCGCCGCAGTTTCAAGGATAACGCAGTCTACAACGCGGTAATTCGCGCCTATATTAACCAGCTGGTTGAGCTCGGGGTTCCGCTGGAATATTTTGTCGAGGGCGGCCGCAGTCGCACTGGAAGAATGCTCAAGCCCAGGTTCGGAATGCTTGGCATGACCGTCGATGCCTACATCAAGAGCCAGGTCCGACCCCTTGCTTTTGTTCCCGTTTATATCGGGTATGAGAAACTGATCGAGGGTAAATCTTACCTCGGTGAACTCTACGGGGGTAACAAGAAACGCGAGTCAACCCTGGGTGCCTTAACTGCAATTTTCAGGCTCAAGGGCCATTTCGGCAAGGTTACCACGAGCTTCGGCGAGCCCATTGAGCTCAACCAGATACTTCAACAACACTGCGACGACTTCTCGGATCGATACGAAGAGGTCAGGCAAAAACCCGAATGGTATCTTGCCAGCCTGCATCATCTGGCCCGGGAGATCATGTACGGTATCAATCGCGCCTGCGTCATCAACCCGGTCAATTCGATCGCCACCATTTTGCTTGCCACGCCCCGGCAAAGCATCGAAATTGAAGAGCTAATAAGCCAGGCCCGCCTCCATCACCGGCTCATCCGCGGGGCCCACTGCCTGGCGTCGATCCATATCGAAGGCAAGGTTAACAAGAAGCAGATCAGGCGTATTGCAGACCAGAAAATTATTCACATCCGCGAGCATGAACTGGGTGATATTGTTTACCTGAAGCCGAAGGATTCGGTCCTGATTGGATACTATCGCAACAATAGTTTACACAGCCTGGTTATCCCGGCGCTGATTGCCTGTTGTTTCGTCAATGTCCGACGGGTACCACGCGCCAGCGTACAGCGGAAAATAAAACTGCTTTACCCGTTTCTGAAATCGGAACTGCAACTGGAGTGGCAGGATACCGGTCTCGAGGAAATTGTCGATGAATGTATCTCCTGCCTTATCGACGAATCCCTGCTCGAGCAGGTCGACAAGGATTTACGACGTCCGCGGCGCAGTAATCACGAATTTATCCAGTTGACCAGGCTGGCGCACATTGTTCAGCCTATTCTCGAGCGATACTACATGACCTTTATCGTACTATGGCAAACTTCGGGGGATCCATTGCAGGAAGCGACACTGGAACATCGCTGCCATTTGCTCGCACAAAAAATCTCGATGATTTATGGCTTTAATTCACCTGACTTTTTCGACCGCCTGCTGTTTCGGGACTTTATAGAGACCATGCTCGAGAACGAATATCTGGTGAAGAACAATCAGCAGCAGCTGGAGTTCGCAACGGAATTCGATTACGTCAGTCTCGATGTACGTAACCTGCTCAGCACCGAGGTCCGCAGCAGTATCCTGTCCCTGATCAAGACCGCCCCCCAATAA
- a CDS encoding bifunctional alpha/beta hydrolase/OsmC family protein: MNKIKLEFENSNGEKLAGLLELPERVGDVSSFALFAHCFTCGKDIAAASRISRALATRGIAVLRFDFTGLGSSDGDFANTNFSSNIEDLILAAKALEESYRAPQILIGHSLGGAAVLGAAVKLDSVKAVVTIGAPATAQHVAHLFKEKADQIQQQGEAVVALGAREFSIKKQFLDDIDQYSSTEKIRDLDAALLVFHSPVDTIVSIDEAASIYQSARHPKSFISLDQADHLLSKADDAEYVALTIASWTSRYLELGPETDTVENPDLVSGEVLISELNQKFLRGMYTNSHFLRADEPQKYGGSDLGPNPYDLLLMSLGACTSMTLRMYANFKKLPLEDVSIRLLHERVHAEDCIDCDDKIERITRRISLAGELSGEQRQKLLEIADKCPVHRTLESDPQIVTVLED, translated from the coding sequence ATGAATAAAATCAAACTGGAATTTGAAAATTCCAATGGTGAAAAACTGGCCGGTTTGCTTGAACTGCCCGAGCGGGTTGGCGATGTTTCCAGTTTTGCACTGTTTGCGCACTGCTTTACCTGCGGCAAGGATATTGCCGCGGCATCAAGAATCAGTCGCGCCCTCGCCACCCGGGGTATCGCAGTTTTGCGTTTCGACTTTACCGGGCTTGGCAGCAGCGACGGCGATTTTGCCAATACTAATTTTTCATCGAACATCGAAGATTTGATCCTCGCCGCAAAGGCGCTTGAGGAAAGCTATCGAGCCCCGCAAATTCTGATCGGACATAGTCTCGGTGGCGCCGCGGTCCTCGGCGCGGCGGTAAAACTCGATTCCGTCAAGGCAGTGGTAACAATCGGCGCACCCGCGACCGCGCAACACGTGGCCCACCTTTTCAAGGAAAAGGCCGATCAGATCCAGCAGCAGGGTGAAGCGGTGGTTGCACTGGGCGCGCGCGAGTTTTCGATCAAGAAACAGTTTCTTGACGATATCGATCAATATTCGTCAACCGAAAAAATACGCGACCTTGACGCTGCGCTTCTCGTGTTTCATTCGCCCGTGGATACAATTGTGTCGATCGACGAGGCGGCCAGCATCTACCAGTCGGCAAGGCATCCGAAGAGCTTCATCTCGCTCGATCAGGCCGATCATCTATTGAGCAAGGCAGACGATGCGGAGTATGTTGCGCTGACAATCGCCTCCTGGACAAGCCGCTATCTCGAGCTCGGTCCCGAAACGGATACCGTTGAGAATCCGGACCTCGTATCAGGCGAAGTGCTGATATCCGAATTGAATCAAAAGTTTTTACGTGGCATGTACACTAACAGTCACTTCCTGCGAGCAGATGAACCGCAGAAGTACGGCGGCTCGGATTTGGGCCCGAATCCTTATGACCTGTTGCTGATGTCGCTGGGTGCCTGTACCTCGATGACGCTGCGCATGTATGCCAATTTTAAAAAACTGCCGCTTGAAGACGTGTCGATTCGACTGCTACATGAACGCGTACACGCCGAGGATTGCATCGATTGTGATGACAAGATCGAACGCATTACGCGTCGTATTTCCCTGGCAGGTGAGCTGAGTGGAGAGCAACGCCAGAAATTGCTCGAGATCGCCGACAAATGCCCGGTGCACCGGACCCTGGAGAGCGATCCGCAAATTGTGACCGTACTCGAAGATTAA
- a CDS encoding DUF3187 family protein: MRLNRWILLAGVMVLSSISKISTAGVGLATRDLNPVLQPIYLPTQAPVNPDNGWRIDHSFYITNTLQEESESGENLVIDVENYRYELGFSYRKDRWLAQVNIPFAANSGGQLDGLIDSWHELFGLPEGDRDKFPKDEFNIEYLREGIEQFSQDSDTSGLGDLSIAIGFESQNEIRYFVGIELPTGSESDFSGNEAVDFAIWISREKRIDEEMSLYGLLGLSFPADDGTLEGLIVDEIWVAQLGLEYRFSEKLVGIAQLDLHSETIEDSDLDAFDESLQIQLGLGFLGLFENHRVDLFFSEDILVGTAPDISFGARLSTGF, from the coding sequence ATGAGACTGAATAGGTGGATTTTACTTGCGGGCGTTATGGTTCTCTCCAGCATCAGCAAAATCTCAACTGCGGGCGTGGGCCTTGCGACGCGTGACCTCAATCCCGTGCTGCAACCAATCTATTTGCCGACCCAGGCTCCCGTTAACCCAGACAATGGCTGGCGAATCGACCACAGCTTTTATATAACGAATACCCTCCAGGAAGAAAGTGAAAGTGGCGAAAACCTGGTCATCGACGTGGAAAACTATCGCTACGAGCTCGGTTTCAGTTACCGCAAAGACCGATGGCTGGCGCAGGTAAATATTCCCTTCGCGGCCAACAGCGGCGGTCAGCTCGACGGATTGATCGATAGCTGGCACGAATTATTCGGATTACCTGAAGGCGATCGGGACAAGTTCCCCAAAGACGAATTTAACATCGAATACCTGCGCGAGGGAATCGAACAGTTTTCGCAGGATAGTGACACCAGCGGCCTCGGCGATCTTTCAATCGCAATCGGTTTTGAGTCGCAGAACGAGATCCGTTACTTCGTCGGCATCGAGTTACCGACCGGCTCCGAGTCAGATTTCAGCGGTAACGAGGCGGTCGATTTCGCAATCTGGATTTCGCGTGAAAAGCGTATCGATGAAGAAATGTCGCTCTACGGATTGCTGGGATTAAGTTTCCCCGCTGACGACGGCACCCTTGAAGGACTGATCGTCGATGAAATCTGGGTGGCCCAGCTAGGCCTCGAGTACCGATTTAGCGAGAAACTGGTCGGAATCGCCCAGCTTGACCTGCATTCCGAAACGATTGAAGACAGCGATCTGGACGCTTTCGATGAATCGCTTCAGATTCAACTGGGGCTCGGATTTCTCGGATTGTTCGAAAACCACCGGGTCGACCTGTTCTTCTCCGAAGATATCCTGGTCGGCACTGCACCCGATATCAGTTTTGGTGCCCGCCTGAGCACGGGATTCTGA
- a CDS encoding peptide chain release factor 3 yields the protein MSDIDEMRRRRTFAIISHPDAGKTTVTEKLLLFGKAIQMAGTVKSRKAARHATSDWMELEKQRGISVTSSVMQFPYRDIIINLLDTPGHEDFSEDTYRTLTAVDSALMVIDCAKGVEARTIKLMEVCRLRDTPIITFINKLDREGRDPIDLLDEVEEVLKIQCAPITWPIGMGKSLKGVFHLLNDSVHLFSASDAEKISSGEVIEGLDNPRLNDVLGGMADELREEIELVRGAASEFDLESYLRGELTPVFFGSAINNFGMAELLDAISAYAPHPTPRPARSRDVAPDEDKLTGFVFKIQANMDKQHRDRIAFMRICSGKYTRGMKLRHVRIGKDMKIPDALTFFAADRGRVEEAYTGDIIGIHNHGTIRIGDSFSQGEQLAFTGIPNFAPELFRRAQLKDPLKMKALLKGLTQLCEEGATQLFRPIANNDLILGAVGVLQFDVVAHRLKDEYGVDCQFEAVNVNTARWISCSDNKKLEEFKKKMRNNLALDHAGDLAYVAPSRVNLTMTEERWPEIEFLATREHGDYETE from the coding sequence ATGTCAGACATTGACGAAATGCGTCGACGCCGTACCTTTGCGATCATTTCGCATCCGGATGCCGGCAAGACGACGGTGACCGAGAAGCTGTTATTGTTTGGTAAGGCAATCCAGATGGCCGGCACCGTTAAAAGTCGCAAGGCGGCCAGGCACGCCACCTCCGACTGGATGGAACTGGAAAAACAGCGTGGCATCTCGGTAACCTCGTCGGTGATGCAGTTTCCCTACCGCGACATTATTATCAACCTGCTTGACACACCGGGACACGAGGATTTTTCGGAGGACACCTACCGAACCCTGACCGCGGTTGACTCTGCACTCATGGTGATCGACTGCGCCAAGGGCGTAGAGGCCCGTACCATTAAATTGATGGAGGTCTGCCGGTTACGCGATACCCCGATCATCACCTTCATTAACAAGCTCGATCGTGAAGGTCGGGACCCGATCGACCTGCTGGATGAAGTCGAAGAAGTGCTTAAGATTCAATGCGCACCGATTACCTGGCCCATCGGCATGGGGAAAAGTCTGAAAGGAGTGTTCCATTTACTCAACGACTCGGTGCATCTGTTTTCCGCGAGTGATGCGGAAAAAATATCGTCCGGTGAAGTGATAGAGGGTCTTGACAACCCGAGGCTTAACGATGTGTTGGGTGGCATGGCAGACGAACTGCGCGAGGAGATCGAGCTGGTGCGCGGCGCCGCCAGTGAATTTGATCTCGAAAGCTATCTTCGAGGCGAACTGACCCCGGTCTTCTTCGGATCCGCGATCAACAATTTCGGCATGGCCGAACTGCTCGATGCCATCAGCGCATACGCACCGCATCCCACGCCCCGCCCTGCCAGGAGCCGCGACGTTGCACCCGACGAGGACAAGCTCACCGGTTTCGTGTTCAAGATCCAGGCAAACATGGACAAGCAACACCGTGATCGAATTGCCTTCATGCGGATCTGTTCGGGAAAATATACCCGGGGCATGAAACTGCGGCACGTCCGTATCGGCAAAGACATGAAAATTCCGGATGCATTGACCTTTTTTGCGGCCGACCGCGGGCGCGTGGAAGAAGCCTATACCGGGGATATCATCGGCATTCACAACCACGGCACCATTCGAATCGGTGACAGCTTCAGCCAGGGCGAGCAGCTTGCCTTCACCGGTATCCCGAATTTCGCCCCGGAACTGTTCAGACGCGCGCAGCTGAAAGACCCGCTTAAAATGAAAGCCCTGCTGAAAGGATTGACCCAGTTATGCGAGGAAGGTGCAACCCAGCTATTCAGACCAATCGCCAACAATGACCTGATACTTGGAGCGGTCGGGGTGCTCCAGTTCGACGTGGTCGCTCATCGACTCAAAGACGAATACGGTGTGGACTGCCAGTTTGAAGCCGTTAACGTCAATACTGCCCGCTGGATCTCCTGCAGCGACAATAAAAAACTCGAGGAATTCAAAAAGAAAATGCGTAACAACCTGGCTCTCGACCATGCCGGGGACCTTGCCTACGTTGCCCCGTCACGGGTTAACCTGACCATGACCGAGGAACGTTGGCCTGAAATAGAATTTCTCGCAACCCGTGAGCATGGTGACTATGAGACTGAATAG
- the rimI gene encoding ribosomal protein S18-alanine N-acetyltransferase — translation MSNSELWFRRMTLADIRWVMNVEREVYQFPWTDKIFNDCIRVGYHCWLALYQQSIVGHAVISVTAGESHMLNLSIAREHQRKGYGRQFIEFLVEEARDRDARTMLLEVRPSNTAAISCYNSAGFNEIGCRKDYYPANEGREDALLFARHISPPGDALSR, via the coding sequence ATGAGTAATTCCGAGTTGTGGTTTCGGCGCATGACCCTTGCCGACATCCGGTGGGTCATGAATGTCGAACGCGAGGTATACCAGTTTCCATGGACCGATAAAATCTTCAACGACTGTATTCGCGTCGGCTATCACTGCTGGCTGGCACTTTATCAGCAGAGTATCGTGGGTCACGCGGTTATCAGCGTCACCGCCGGCGAAAGTCACATGCTGAACCTGTCGATAGCCAGGGAACACCAGCGCAAGGGCTACGGGAGGCAATTTATCGAGTTTCTGGTCGAAGAGGCCCGTGACCGTGATGCACGGACGATGTTGCTCGAAGTTCGGCCGAGTAATACCGCCGCGATAAGTTGCTATAATTCGGCCGGCTTTAACGAAATCGGATGCCGTAAAGACTACTACCCTGCAAACGAAGGCCGTGAAGATGCCTTGTTGTTTGCAAGGCATATATCACCGCCTGGCGATGCGCTCAGCCGCTAG